A stretch of DNA from Granulicella pectinivorans:
TGAACCGGACGATCAATAAGCTGATGGAGACGCTGAACTAAAGGCAGGGAACAGGGAGTAGGGATCAGGTCCGCTTTCGGCGGGCCTTTTTCTTGTTTGGGAGTAAACTAAGTGGAGTGAACTAAGGTGGAGGACCGATGCGGACAATCAACATCCACGAAGCAAAGACTCACCTCTCCAAACTGGTTGAAGAAGCCTTCGAAGGTGAATCGTTCATTATTGCCAAAGCCGGAAAACCAATGGTAAAGGTCACAGCACTCGACTCCCCGAAGAAGGCAAGCCGCCTCGGGTTCATGGATGGCCAGTGCTCGACTCCCGCCGACTTCGACACCATGGGCCAGGAGGAGATCATCGCTCTGTTTGAGGGGAACGGGTGAACTTCCTGCTGGACACCCACATGCTTCTTTGGGCGACTGGCG
This window harbors:
- a CDS encoding type II toxin-antitoxin system Phd/YefM family antitoxin yields the protein MRTINIHEAKTHLSKLVEEAFEGESFIIAKAGKPMVKVTALDSPKKASRLGFMDGQCSTPADFDTMGQEEIIALFEGNG